A single Thermocrinis jamiesonii DNA region contains:
- a CDS encoding adenylosuccinate synthase: MNLVILGAQWGDEGKGKIVDLLSSEYEVVVRYQGGSNAGHTVMVNGQKFILHLLPTGILHSHTIGVIAQGMVVDLELLVEEIKQIEGKGISVRDRLLISDRAHLVLPYHKTLDALLEKKGKIGTTLRGIGPAYMLKYARKGIRVCDLWDKDRFYSLVRDNLEFVEELCKKVYCEAFEMKVDEVVDRALENFEEIKHCVTDTSSYLLNTKKSILFEGAQGTLLDVDIGTYPYVTSSNSSALGLSAGTGLPPKFFSGAKFLGVSKAYTTRVGEGPFPTELKDEVGDLIREKGKEYGATTGRPRRCGWLDLVALRHAVKLNGLDGIVLTKLDVLDGFEEIKVCTAYKIGNETFENFPASLFLLEKAQPIYKSFEGWKESTYGITSAEDIPEKAMNYINFIERFVGVPVVMLSTSPERDKYIWLSEVFHGKRVGSSNIC; the protein is encoded by the coding sequence ATGAACTTGGTAATCTTGGGTGCGCAGTGGGGTGACGAAGGCAAGGGGAAAATAGTGGATCTTTTGTCTTCTGAATACGAGGTGGTAGTGCGCTATCAAGGCGGTAGCAATGCGGGCCATACTGTCATGGTAAATGGACAAAAGTTTATCCTTCACCTTTTGCCCACGGGCATACTTCACAGCCACACCATTGGAGTGATAGCCCAGGGGATGGTGGTAGATTTAGAGCTCTTAGTGGAAGAGATAAAGCAGATAGAAGGCAAAGGTATAAGCGTTAGAGACAGGCTTTTGATAAGCGACAGAGCCCACTTGGTTCTTCCTTATCATAAAACCTTAGATGCCCTTTTGGAGAAAAAGGGCAAAATAGGCACCACCTTGAGGGGTATAGGTCCCGCCTATATGCTAAAGTATGCAAGGAAGGGCATAAGGGTTTGTGACCTTTGGGACAAAGACAGGTTCTACAGCTTAGTAAGGGACAATTTGGAGTTTGTGGAAGAGCTTTGCAAGAAGGTTTACTGTGAAGCCTTTGAGATGAAGGTAGATGAGGTGGTGGATAGGGCTTTGGAGAATTTTGAAGAGATAAAGCACTGCGTTACAGACACGTCAAGTTACCTTTTAAACACAAAAAAGAGCATACTCTTTGAAGGGGCCCAAGGAACCCTTTTGGACGTAGATATTGGCACATATCCTTACGTGACCTCTTCCAACTCTTCGGCCCTTGGGCTATCTGCAGGCACGGGCCTTCCACCAAAGTTTTTCTCGGGAGCAAAATTCCTCGGCGTTTCTAAGGCATACACTACAAGGGTAGGAGAGGGGCCCTTTCCCACAGAGCTAAAGGATGAGGTAGGCGATCTTATAAGAGAGAAGGGTAAAGAATACGGAGCAACCACAGGAAGACCAAGAAGGTGTGGATGGTTGGATTTGGTCGCTCTAAGGCACGCAGTAAAGTTAAACGGTTTGGACGGTATAGTTCTTACCAAATTGGACGTTTTGGACGGTTTTGAAGAAATAAAGGTATGCACCGCTTACAAAATAGGAAATGAGACTTTTGAAAACTTTCCTGCAAGCCTTTTCCTCTTAGAAAAGGCACAGCCAATATACAAAAGTTTTGAGGGTTGGAAGGAAAGCACCTACGGTATAACAAGCGCCGAAGACATACCAGAAAAAGCGATGAATTACATAAACTTCATAGAAAGGTTCGTAGGCGTGCCTGTTGTTATGCTCTCCACAAGCCCAGAAAGGGACAAATATATTTGGCTTTCTGAGGTATTTCATGGAAAAAGGGTGGGAAGTTCAAATATTTGTTAA